The stretch of DNA GGTGGATGGCTTGAGCACCGACACCCTCGGCCGGCGCTTCAAGGTCAGCGAACATCCGCGTTTCGCCGTGCTGCTCAGCAGCCCCGGCCCTACCCGCTTTGACAGCGACAGCGAACTGCCCGACCCCTATGACGGCCTGGTGGATGGCCTGCACGGGCATCTGGAAGTCCACGACTGCATGGGCTGCCCGCTGTTTGTCGACGACCGGCCCTGGGGCCTGCTGACCCTCGACGCCCTCGACACCGAGCGTTTCGAACGGGTGGAACTGGACGCCCTGCAAGCCTTTGCCAGCCTCGCCGCCGCCACCGTCAATGTGGCTGAACGCATCGAACGCCTGGCCCTGCGTGCCGAAGACGAACACCAGCGCGCCGAAATCTACCGCCAGGCCAGCGGCCAGCAGCACAAGGAAATGATCGGCCAGAGCAAGAGCCACAAACGCCTGGTGGAAGAAATCAACCTGGTGGGTGGCAGTGACCTGACGGTATTGATCACCGGCGAGACCGGCGTGGGCAAGGAGCTGGTGGCCCAGGCGATCCATGCTGCATCAAACCGCGCCGAGAAACCGCTGATCAGCCTCAACTGCGCCGCCCTGCCGGAAACCCTGGTGGAAAGCGAACTGTTCGGCCACGTGCGCGGGGCGTTTACCGGCGCGCTCAACGAACGCCGGGGCAAGTTCGAGCTGGCGAATGGCGGCACGCTGTTTCTTGATGAAGTGGGCGAGTTGTCCCTCACCGTGCAGGCCAAGTTGCTGCGGGTGCTGCAAAGTGGCCAGTTGCAGCGCCTGGGGTCTGACAAGGAGCACCAGGTGGATGTGCGCCTGATCGCTGCCACTAACCGGGATCTGGCCGAAGAAGTACGCAGCGGCCGCTATCGTGCCGACTTCTATCACCGTTTAAGCGTGTATCCCCTGCAAGTGCCAGCCCTGCGTGAGCGCGGTCGCGATGTGCTGTTGCTGGCGGGCTTTTTCCTTGAACAAAACCGCTCACGCATGGGCCTGGGCAGCCTGCGCCTGACCAGCGATGCCCAGGCGGCACTGCTGGCTTATACCTGGCCTGGGAATGTGCGCGAACTGGAACACTTGATCGGCCGCAGCGCCTTGAAAGCCCTGGGTAACTGCCGGGAGCGCCCGAAGATTCTCAGCCTCAGCGCGGCGGATCTGGACTTGCCGAACGCCACCGCGCCACCGCTCGAAGCGCAGCCCGACCCCGTGCCGGACGTCACCGGCGACCTGCGCCTGGCCACCGAGAACTACCAGCGCCAGGTCATCAGCGCCTGCCTGGAACGCCACCAGTACAACTGGGCCAGTGCCGCCCGTGAGCTGGGCCTGGACCGGGCCAACCTGGGACGAATGGCCAAGCGCCTGGGCCTGAAGTAATGAACGGTGATTCTCAGGTAAAGGAGATCAAATGTGGGAGCTGTCGAGCCCCCCACACTAAACCTGCTTCGCCTTGTAGATTGGATTGATCGGCGCGCCAGCCTTGGGCTTGCGAAACACCAACACATTCCCCAGCATCACCAGCACCAACCCCGCCAACGCCGGCGGCGTCCACTGATAGCCCTCGGCAAACGCCGAGACGTTCAACGCCACCACCGGGAACAGCACGGTGCAATACGCCGCCCGCTCCGGCCCCATGCGCCCGACCAGGGTCAGGTAGGCGGTAAAGCCAATCACCGAACCCGGGATCACCAGGTACAGCAGCGAACCGATGTACCGGCTGTTCCATTCCATGTCGAACGGAATGCCCTGCACCGCGCAGTACATCGCCAGCATCGACGCACCATAGGCCATGCCCCAGGCATTGGTGGTCAGTGGCTTGAGGCCGGCCTTCTGCTGCAGGCTCGACAGCATATTGCCCGCCGAGAAACACATGGTGCCGAGCAATGCCAAACCCAGGCCGAGCAAGGTTTGCGGGCTGGCGGTGTGCCCCACCAGCTCCGGCCAGAACAACAGCCCCAGGCCGAGCAAGCCAAGGCCGCCGCCCATCAACACATTGCGTGCGACCTTCTGCCCGAAGAACACCCGGGCGTTCAGCGCGTTCCACAAGGTGGCCGTCGAGAACACCACCGCCACCAGGCCGCTGGGAATCCACTGGCTGGCGGTCAGGAAGCACATGAAGTTGACGCAAAACAGGCACAGGCCCTGGGCCAGGCAGATCAGATGCCCGCGCCGGTTCATCACCTGCAGCTTGCGGCTGAGCAGCAGCATCACGAACAGCACCAGCGCCGCGAGGCCAAAGCGATAGACGATGGACACCGGAATCGCCACCACGCCCAGTTGCCACTTGAGGGCAATCCAGGTGGTGCCCCAGATCAATACGGTGAGTAAATACAGGAAAAGGTTCATGGCGGGCTCCGAGGGTTGAGCCACAGTTTCGCCCCTGGCGGCACCAGGTCTCTTGCACATTCTTGCGCTTTTGTCGGCTGCCGGGATCACAGCCGCCGCCGCGGGGAGTAGGATGCAAGCCGTCAGA from Pseudomonas sp. NC02 encodes:
- a CDS encoding DMT family transporter, which encodes MNLFLYLLTVLIWGTTWIALKWQLGVVAIPVSIVYRFGLAALVLFVMLLLSRKLQVMNRRGHLICLAQGLCLFCVNFMCFLTASQWIPSGLVAVVFSTATLWNALNARVFFGQKVARNVLMGGGLGLLGLGLLFWPELVGHTASPQTLLGLGLALLGTMCFSAGNMLSSLQQKAGLKPLTTNAWGMAYGASMLAMYCAVQGIPFDMEWNSRYIGSLLYLVIPGSVIGFTAYLTLVGRMGPERAAYCTVLFPVVALNVSAFAEGYQWTPPALAGLVLVMLGNVLVFRKPKAGAPINPIYKAKQV
- the norR gene encoding nitric oxide reductase transcriptional regulator NorR yields the protein MTAKPLLTTLLPLVADLSRELPEGERYRRLLQAMRALLPCDAAALLRLDGEWLVPLAVDGLSTDTLGRRFKVSEHPRFAVLLSSPGPTRFDSDSELPDPYDGLVDGLHGHLEVHDCMGCPLFVDDRPWGLLTLDALDTERFERVELDALQAFASLAAATVNVAERIERLALRAEDEHQRAEIYRQASGQQHKEMIGQSKSHKRLVEEINLVGGSDLTVLITGETGVGKELVAQAIHAASNRAEKPLISLNCAALPETLVESELFGHVRGAFTGALNERRGKFELANGGTLFLDEVGELSLTVQAKLLRVLQSGQLQRLGSDKEHQVDVRLIAATNRDLAEEVRSGRYRADFYHRLSVYPLQVPALRERGRDVLLLAGFFLEQNRSRMGLGSLRLTSDAQAALLAYTWPGNVRELEHLIGRSALKALGNCRERPKILSLSAADLDLPNATAPPLEAQPDPVPDVTGDLRLATENYQRQVISACLERHQYNWASAARELGLDRANLGRMAKRLGLK